GGCGGCGTCGGCCGGATCCTTGAAATCTTTGATTCGCTCGTTCTGGAAGGGCGCGACCTCGCGGGGCGGTTGCATCGTCGTCGTCATGCCTCTATACTACCAGGCCGTCGCGCCCGCGCCTTGTACTTGGAGCGGGCTCGGCCCGCTCCGGAACGAAGGCTGCCCCATGACGCAGCTCTACGCCGTCGCCGTCGCCGCCTTTTTCCTCGGCGTCGGCATGGCGGGTGAGCCGTTCGCGCCGCTGCACGCCTTGCTTGCCGTCGCGGTTCTGTTGCTCATCGCCGCGGCGCTCGACCGCCGGGCGACGCCTTTGATCGTCTTTCTCTTTGGGGTCGCGGGCGTGTTGTTGACCTGCTACTTTCAGCACGCCGAGATCTACCCGGGGAGCGGCGTCGTCGGCGTGGGGCTCGGCGGACTGGCCGCATCCTCGCTCGGCCGCCGCCACGCGCCGGCCTTCATTGCGATCCTGGGAACGCTGGTCGGCGCCGGCCTCTACTTCCTCTTATAAAGGAACGGGACGGAGCGTCAGGTCGGCGTCGGCGACGTCGACGGCGTAATCGAAGGGGTCGGCACCGGAGCCGGACCGACCGTGACGGCGGATCCCGACGCGTCGTGCGCGATCGTCACGTTCTTCCCCGACGCGCCCGGATCGAAGGTTATCGTGCGCCTGTACCGGCCGTTGCGGTTCGCGCGCTGCTGTCCCGGATTCCACGTGTCGTCGAGCGCGCTGATCGTCACGTTGCGGCGCGTCACCGATATCTCCGTATTTCGAGCCCCGATGAAAACGTTTCCGCCGCTCGACTGCGCGACGCCGCCGCCGAAGTCGATCGCGCCGCGAATCGGCACCGGAACGATCGGAGCGATCGTATCCTCATACGCGTAGCGGCTTCGCTCGAACACCTCCTGGTTTGCCGTCACGCTGACGCTTCCGTCGGTGAGGATGTCGACGCCTTTCGCCGCAATGGAGCTGTCGCCGTTCGCGTGATTGAGCGTTATCGAGGGGCCGGTCGCGTACGGCGAAGCGGTCGCCACCGGCACGGAGAGGGCGCCGATGCCGAAAGCGTTGCCGTGGACGACGCACGAGTTGCACGTCAGCGTTCCACCCGCGTCGAGAATCCCGCCGGCATTGCTCGCCGCCGGCGCTACCGCGACGCCGAACGTGGCGAACGTAACGCTGAGCGTTCCCATGTTGTCGAGCGAGACGTAGGTCGCGCTGCCCGGCAGGCTCAACTTCGCGTCGCCGACGTACACGTCGTTGAGCGTAACGCCCGCCGCGTTCTCGATTTCGAGCGTAGCGTACGCGCTGCGTGCCGGCGCGTTGACGATATGCTCGTAGAGCGTGTCCTCGCCGCTGCCGTCGATGAAGGTTCCGTTGCGCAAGCCCCTGCCGTAGCTCGTGCCGTCGATCGTGACGCTCGTCGGGATGACGATCGGAAACTTCTCGCCCTTCGCCGCGTTGTAATCCCCGCTCGAGAGATAGATCGTCACGCCGCCGGGCGAGAGCGCCTTCGATGACGCCAGCGTGTCGACGGCTTTCGTCATCGTCTTATACGGCTTCTGAATCGAACCGTTGCCGGTGGAGTCGCTCCCGGTATTCGGGTCGACGTAGATCGAGGAGATCGGCTCGATCGTCGGCGTAACCGGGCCGGGCTGCCCCCAGCGGGTGCACGCGCCCAAGACGCCCGCGGCGGCGACCGTCGCGACGGCCAGGAAGAAGAGACGTGCGAACCAGCGACTCTGCATCGCGCCACCCCTTTGCCGCGTCGCGGCTCGGAACCTCGGGGAGTACCGCTCCACGCTCCGGAAGAGATGAAACGATGGTTAGGCTACCGGTGCGTTCGATCGTCGGCGCGATCGCTGCAGCGGCCGCTCGCTGGAGCGATGCGAAATTTCCGCCGCGCGCGCGAGCGAGCGACGGCGTCGCGGCGCGAACCGGATACTCGCGGCCGGCCGTCGACCACGCGCTCGACCTCCTCTTCGGCGCGCTGCGTGCCGACGCGATCGAATCGGTCATATC
The Candidatus Binatia bacterium genome window above contains:
- a CDS encoding DUF1565 domain-containing protein, giving the protein MQSRWFARLFFLAVATVAAAGVLGACTRWGQPGPVTPTIEPISSIYVDPNTGSDSTGNGSIQKPYKTMTKAVDTLASSKALSPGGVTIYLSSGDYNAAKGEKFPIVIPTSVTIDGTSYGRGLRNGTFIDGSGEDTLYEHIVNAPARSAYATLEIENAAGVTLNDVYVGDAKLSLPGSATYVSLDNMGTLSVTFATFGVAVAPAASNAGGILDAGGTLTCNSCVVHGNAFGIGALSVPVATASPYATGPSITLNHANGDSSIAAKGVDILTDGSVSVTANQEVFERSRYAYEDTIAPIVPVPIRGAIDFGGGVAQSSGGNVFIGARNTEISVTRRNVTISALDDTWNPGQQRANRNGRYRRTITFDPGASGKNVTIAHDASGSAVTVGPAPVPTPSITPSTSPTPT